The Penaeus monodon isolate SGIC_2016 unplaced genomic scaffold, NSTDA_Pmon_1 PmonScaffold_17078, whole genome shotgun sequence genome includes a region encoding these proteins:
- the LOC119569608 gene encoding uncharacterized protein LOC119569608, with the protein MADQLNNLFESFGFAFFFLTMHLLNHFSPLLTAYKASYNPVNQKFFVGILRTEMISTATTTTIGVAATTCYNAIGSTTCLRKEGELCPNSSRPDDSTPGVTPPRLPERGRRRRGRQEHRPGKGPRPPCPCGDDHSHPNLHVVLHRVRHQALPLVRL; encoded by the exons ATGGCCGACCAACTTAACAACCTTTTTGAATcatttggttttgctttttttttcttgacaatgCACTTACTCAACCACTTCTCCCCTCTACTGACAGCATATAAGGCTTCCTACAACCCAGTCAACCAGAAGTTTTTCGTGGGCATTTTAAGAACAGAAATGATCAGcacagccaccaccaccaccatcggcGTCGCTGCCACTACTTGCTACAATG CCATCGGATCTACCACTTGCCTCCGGAAGGAAGGAGAGCTCTGCCCAAACTCGAGCAGACCCGATGACAG CACTCCCGGGGTGACACCTCCACGCCTCCCTGAACGCGGCCGCCGACGCCGAGGTCGCCAAGAACACCGCCCGGGAAAGGGCCCCCGGCCGCCTTGCCCGTGTGGGGACGACCACAGTCACCCAAACTTACACGTCGTCCTCCACCGTGTCCGGCACCAAGCTCTCCCTCTCGTACGCCT GTGA